CCATGCGGATCCGGCGCGTGCAGGGCGTCGCGTTGTCGCAGGCCCGTGTCTGGCGCCAACGCGGCGATTGTGAGGTGCGCGGCACGGTACGGGTACGCGCGGTGCTCTACAATGAATTCATGCTCCTGCAATCGGAGGCTACCGTGATCGAGAACTTGATATTGGGCGTGTTTCTGGTCATTCCGCTGCTCATCGTCGCCTTTCTTTTCTCCGACGAATTGTGGCAAGAACACCGGCATCTGCACGAGATGCGACCGATGCACGTGAGACCGCGCCGCATCGACTGGCGGCATCCGCTGCGCCGTTCGCGGGACCGTCTCTGACGCGTGGCGTTTGCCAGCCGATTGGCCCTCCTGCGTGCCGCACTGCACGAATCGACCCGCCGCCCTAAAATCGCGGCCCGTCGAACAGGAGGTTTCGTGCGCAAACTGATGTCATTGATACTGCTGACGGCACGGCCACCGCGTTCGTGCCGACTGCCGCCGAGGCGCATTCACGTGTGGTATGCAAGCGTGTGTGGGTGCATGGCCGTCTGGTGAAGCGTTGCCGCCGCGTGCCGGCGCCGCATCACCATCACCGCCGTCCGCCGCCGCACCATGGGCCGGGGCCGTACCATCGCTAATGAATGAAACCCGCCGCGCGCGGGTTTTTTAACGCATGCCGCATGCGCAGCGGCGAGGCAACGCGAAAGCGTGCACATAAAAAAGCCTGCCGTTTCGGGCAGGCTAAAAAGAGATCCACACTCAATGCCCTGTGGGTACAAGGCAACTAGCAGTCTAGCCGTGCGGCACGCATCGCTGGTTTCAGCGGCCTTTACACATGTTACGGCGCATGACCACGCGTGGGACCGAGCGACGCACCGCCTCAGTCGGCGCGCCAATGCGAGCGAATGCGTTTGGCGAGCGCTTCGAGCGTGTCCGCGTCGGCGACATCGCGTGCATGCATGCGCAGCGGCTGGCCTTCCCAGCGCGGGATCACGTGAAAATGCACATGCGGCACCGTTTGTCCCGCAGCGGCGCCATTGAATTGTCCGATGAACACGCCGTCCGGTCGCAAGGCCGCGCGCACCGCAATCGCGAGCTTCTGTGTCATGCGCATGCATGCCACCGTCGACGCATCCGACAACTCGAAAATCTCCGCGACGGCTTCCTTCGGCACCACCAGCAGATGGCCGTCGGCTTGCGGCATCAGGTCCATGAAGGCGAGAGCGGCATCGGTTTCGGCCACCTTGATGCAGGGTAGTTCGCCACGCAGAATCCTTGCGAAGGGATTGCTGTCGTCGTAGTTCATCGCGTTCCTCTTGTCGTGGAAGGTCATATCGGGTTAAGGCGCTGTTGCCGATATTGTCCATCACATGTGTTACACCGCGCGCGCTGCGCGTTTGATCGCCTGCGGCGGCTGACCAAACGCGCGCAGAAAGGCGCGCCGCATGCGTTCGGTATCGACGAAACCGGTTTCCGCGGCCACCGCCTCCATGGAATGGCGGCCCGCTTCCAGCATGGCGCGCGCGGCCTCGACGCGCAATGCCTCGATGGCTTTGGCCGGCGATTGACGGGTTTCGTCGCGAAACGCGCGGCTGAACTGGCGCGGGCTGAGATGCGCGACGTCGGCGAGCTGTTCGACCGTCAACGGTTCGCGCAGATGGCTTTTGGCGTACGAAAGCGCATTCTGAATGCGGTCGGATTTCGGCTCCAGGTCCAGCATGGCCGAAAACTGCGACTGGCCGCCGGTGCGACGATGGTACACAACAAGCTTTTTGGCGATCGCGCGCGACACTTCCACGCCGAGATCGTTTTCAACGAGCGCCAGACACAGATCGATGCACGCGGTCATGCCGGCCGACGTCCACACCGAGCCGTCGACGATAAAGATGCGGTCTTCATCCACGCGCGTCTGCGGAAAGCGCCGCTGCAGATCGCGGGCATGAATCCAGTGGGTCGTGGCCTGGCGGCCGTCGAGAATCCCGGCCTCGGCCAGCACGAACGCGCCGGTGCAAATGCTGGTGGTACGCCGCGACGCGGCGAGCGCCTCGTTCAAAAACGCCAGCAATCCCGGTGACGACGGCGCGATCTGCATCGCGCCGGTAACCACCACGGTGTCGTACGCTGGATCGCCGAACGGCCGGGTGGCGATCTCGACACCCGCCGAGCTGCGCACCATGCCGCCGTGCTCGGAAATGATCTCCACTTCGTACTCGGGCTGGCCGGCCTCCAGGTTCGCCAGCTCGAAGATCGAGACCGCCACCATATCGAGGATCTGGAAGCCGGGAAAAACCACCAAGCCGACGTGTCTCATCACGATGTCCTAAAACGAGGTAAATACGACATTTGAGACAACAGGCTACGCGCCTAGACTTGCCTCGTCAACACCGCAATGCCGCACAACAACGGCGCGGCGGCGGAGTTTCCCGGTTTTTCCCATTCACTTATCGGACAGGGCACAGGCGCGAGGCGCCGCGCCCGCAAGGAGAGATTCAAATGGCAACGCAAACAGGCAAGGGAACGGCATTGGTGACGGGCGCATCGTCGGGTATCGGCGCGGTATATGCGGACCGCCTCGCGCGGCGCGGCTACGACCTGATTCTGGTGGCGCGCGATGTAAAGCGGCTGAACGGTCTGGCCGAGCGTCTGACGACGGAAACCGGCCGTCACGTCGAGACGATCGGCGCGGACCTGACTGTTAAAGCCGACGTGCGCCGCATCGAAGAACGGCTGCGCGCGGACCGTGACATCACGATGCTGGTCAACAACGCCGGCGTCGGCGCGACCGCGTCGCTGATCGATTCGGACGTCGATGCGCTCGAAAAAATGATCGAGCTGAACGTGACCGCGCTCACGCGCCTGACGGCGGCAGTGGTGCCGGGCCTGGTGGAGCGGGGCAACGGCATCGTGATCAATATTTCGTCGATCGTGGCGTTGTCGCCGGAATTGTTGAACGGCACGTACAGCGGCACCAAGGCTTACGTGCTTAACCTGACGCAGTCGCTGCATCACGAAGTGGGCGGCAAGGGCGTGCAGTTGCAGGCGGTGCTCCCGGGCGCCACCAGCACGGGGTTCTGGGATCACGCGGGACTGGCGGTGGAAAATCTGCCGCAGCAGATCGTGATGACCGCAGAAGACATGGTGGACGCCGCGCTTGCCGGCCTCGACCAGGGCGAACTGGTGACGATTCCGTCGCTGCCGGACGCGGCCGACTGGGAACGCTTCAACAACGCGCGCCAACAGTTGCAGCCGAACCTGTCGCACAAGCTGCCGGCCGCACGCTACACGCGCGGCGCTGCAGCGGCGTAACGCCAGGACGAACTGAAAGCGCGTCAGCGCCAGTCAGTCGACACGTCGTTGGGATCGATCAAGGTCAATCCCGACGACGGCAACGGCAGCGCCGTCTTATAACGCACCTGCTTGAGCGCAAAGCTCGAGCGGATATTGGAGATGCCCGGAATCTTCGTCAGGTGATCGACGATGAA
The nucleotide sequence above comes from Paraburkholderia aromaticivorans. Encoded proteins:
- a CDS encoding HIT family protein, which translates into the protein MNYDDSNPFARILRGELPCIKVAETDAALAFMDLMPQADGHLLVVPKEAVAEIFELSDASTVACMRMTQKLAIAVRAALRPDGVFIGQFNGAAAGQTVPHVHFHVIPRWEGQPLRMHARDVADADTLEALAKRIRSHWRAD
- a CDS encoding GlxA family transcriptional regulator yields the protein MRHVGLVVFPGFQILDMVAVSIFELANLEAGQPEYEVEIISEHGGMVRSSAGVEIATRPFGDPAYDTVVVTGAMQIAPSSPGLLAFLNEALAASRRTTSICTGAFVLAEAGILDGRQATTHWIHARDLQRRFPQTRVDEDRIFIVDGSVWTSAGMTACIDLCLALVENDLGVEVSRAIAKKLVVYHRRTGGQSQFSAMLDLEPKSDRIQNALSYAKSHLREPLTVEQLADVAHLSPRQFSRAFRDETRQSPAKAIEALRVEAARAMLEAGRHSMEAVAAETGFVDTERMRRAFLRAFGQPPQAIKRAARAV
- a CDS encoding SDR family NAD(P)-dependent oxidoreductase gives rise to the protein MATQTGKGTALVTGASSGIGAVYADRLARRGYDLILVARDVKRLNGLAERLTTETGRHVETIGADLTVKADVRRIEERLRADRDITMLVNNAGVGATASLIDSDVDALEKMIELNVTALTRLTAAVVPGLVERGNGIVINISSIVALSPELLNGTYSGTKAYVLNLTQSLHHEVGGKGVQLQAVLPGATSTGFWDHAGLAVENLPQQIVMTAEDMVDAALAGLDQGELVTIPSLPDAADWERFNNARQQLQPNLSHKLPAARYTRGAAAA